The Saccharothrix violaceirubra genome segment GTCATCGCACCGCATGGATACCCGTGGTGTGGTAGTGGCAAAACCGGCGTGAATGTGAAGTCAGGTGCCCCCCATGTCACCGGCAGATGCAGCCTCGGGACAGCGCGACAGCCGTGGTCGCGGTGCAGAAGCGAACGCTGAGCGGGTCGTGCTCGTGCCACGGGTGCGGGCACGCCACACAGATCTCGGCGGCGTCGGCATGGTCGGCCAGTACGGCGGTTTGCGGCTCAGACGTGGGCATGCGGGTACTCCGATGATCGATGTCGGAACTGGAGGATGCGGGGTTCAGGATGGTTCCTTCGCGGACCTCGACGGCTCGCCGGATGACCTCGCTGGTGTCCCAGGCGCCGGTGAGGACGGAGCGCGGGAGCGGCACTGCGAGTAGCCCGTCGGAGACGCCGAAGCGTTCCCCGCAGCCGCTCTCGAGGTAGCTGCGCTCCCGAACTTCTCCTTGCGGGACTGTGCGCTCAATCGCCGCCAGGTGGCCGAAGTGCCGTAGGCGCCGCCGGATCCAGGTCGGCCGCACGGAGGCGGAACACCTGCAACTCGACACCGAAGTACTTGGTGGTCTCGCCGACCCAGTGCATGCCGTTCTTCCGGACGGTGGCCGCGGCGCGAACGTTGCCGGGGCGGACGACGGCGAAGATCTCGTGGACGTTCTGACTGAACGCCCAGGCGGCCAGCGCGTGCGTGGTCTCGGTGGCGTACCCGTTGCCCCAGGCATCGGGGCGCAGTTGCCAGCCGATCTCCAGATCCTCGTTGCCGGGCGGTAA includes the following:
- a CDS encoding RGCVC family protein, whose amino-acid sequence is MPTSEPQTAVLADHADAAEICVACPHPWHEHDPLSVRFCTATTAVALSRGCICR
- a CDS encoding GNAT family N-acetyltransferase codes for the protein MSTSTWTTDSVTTERLTLRPWRVDDAQAALDVYGHAEVTRWLSPDMDRVPDLAAMRLLLQQWSAEGARLPAPAGRWAVRRTSDDCVIGGAVLLPLPPGNEDLEIGWQLRPDAWGNGYATETTHALAAWAFSQNVHEIFAVVRPGNVRAAATVRKNGMHWVGETTKYFGVELQVFRLRAADLDPAAPTALRPPGGD